In Dolichospermum sp. DET69, the genomic stretch TTGCTGTTACGCTCGCTCCAATAACTCAAATCTCCGTCGTAGGGTGATTTCTCACCTTTGACATTGATATGTTTGTTTTCGGAGTAAGGGACTGCTGGGAATGCCTTCTTTATTAGCACCTGGCTAGTAAGGCGGTTCTGTTTAGTTTCCTTGTTGAATACCTTAAATGCTCTGTGATTGATGTGCCATAGGGAGAACCTTGACCCGTCCATCTTGCAGAAGCGGTGGTAGTTCCTCCAACCTCTAACTACAGGGGCTAATTTCTCCGCCTTTGTGGTAGCACCATAATTCGAGTTGTTGACGATGTGTTTTACTTTCTTGCGAAAAGCCTTAAAGTTATCCACTGAAGGGACACATCTAAACTTTCCGTTTTTCTGGACTTTAAAGTTCCAGCCGAGGAAATCAAACCCATCTGTCGCGGCGGTTAGCTTTGTCTTTTTCTCGCTGACTTTCATTCCCCGCTCTGCTAGGAACTGACTGATTTTGTCAAGTATTTCTGTGGCATCGTCTTGGGGTCTGAGTATTATTACCATGTCATCCGCATAACGGATTGTTGGCTCTATAATCTGTTCCCTTGAGGTTTTGTCTGTAATTCTGTTCTTAGATATCACATGATATCTATGAATACTTTCAATCCCATTTAAGGCGATGTTGGCTAAAAGTGGACTTACCACGCCCCCTTGGGGTGTTCCTTGTTCAGGAAATTCTGGGTTGACTCCGGCTTTGAGACATCGGAAAATTCCTTGTCTTATGCTCTTAGGAGCGATGAGTCTATCCATTATGGCAGTGTGGTTTATCCTATCGAAGCATTTCTCGATATCGAGTTCTATAACTCGTTTATCTTTTCCATTGCAAGCTGAACGTAGATTGTTAAACAGGATTTTCTGTGCATCATGTGCCGAGCGTCCTGTCCTAAACCCGTAGCT encodes the following:
- a CDS encoding reverse transcriptase N-terminal domain-containing protein, whose translation is MIGHRDNSSESWKTLPWKKFRRNLFRLQKRVYKAVQVGDKRKAKSLQKLILKSTAARLLAIRQVSQLNAGKKTAGIDGKKSLTFKERFELNELLKASVSNWKHQRLREIPIPKKDGTTRILKIPTIADRAYQCLIKYALEPAHEATFHAYSYGFRTGRSAHDAQKILFNNLRSACNGKDKRVIELDIEKCFDRINHTAIMDRLIAPKSIRQGIFRCLKAGVNPEFPEQGTPQGGVVSPLLANIALNGIESIHRYHVISKNRITDKTSREQIIEPTIRYADDMVIILRPQDDATEILDKISQFLAERGMKVSEKKTKLTAATDGFDFLGWNFKVQKNGKFRCVPSVDNFKAFRKKVKHIVNNSNYGATTKAEKLAPVVRGWRNYHRFCKMDGSRFSLWHINHRAFKVFNKETKQNRLTSQVLIKKAFPAVPYSENKHINVKGEKSPYDGDLSYWSERNSKLYNNDTSKALKRQSHKCGHCGLKLLNDEKVHLHHIDGNHKNGKPKNLLAIHESCHDYTHMSKRKS